The Brasilonema sennae CENA114 genome includes a region encoding these proteins:
- a CDS encoding DUF928 domain-containing protein, whose amino-acid sequence MYRIKPLLCAASLGVALAVELAIAPSSAMPIAPNVLAAELDAHEQPQISKVKNAKPKPSNPPPPPPPKNPDSSAPGGRRDRTTCPQDTEAVTTGSSLTALGPTTKPGLTLAERPIFLVYVPKTSAKTAEFSLRNQNGSGVYRTTVALTKTPDIVTISLPSNAPPLEIKKRYTWSFAVICNPSDRIKDQFVTGTVQRTELEPTRLRQIEQAPLKQRFLLYQKDDIWYDALPILLELRRSQPNDSSISAAWREFLQSGGVDVMIDDKLKDNKLKDNK is encoded by the coding sequence ATGTATCGCATAAAACCCTTATTGTGTGCCGCTTCCCTTGGAGTTGCTCTGGCTGTAGAATTGGCAATCGCTCCCTCGTCGGCAATGCCTATCGCACCCAATGTTCTGGCAGCAGAACTGGATGCACATGAACAGCCGCAAATATCAAAGGTCAAGAATGCAAAGCCCAAGCCAAGCAATCCTCCTCCACCTCCTCCACCGAAGAATCCTGATAGTTCAGCACCAGGAGGACGGCGTGACCGAACTACTTGTCCTCAGGATACTGAAGCGGTAACAACAGGTTCATCGCTGACTGCTCTGGGCCCAACAACCAAACCAGGCTTAACTCTAGCAGAGCGTCCAATATTTCTCGTATACGTACCAAAAACCAGCGCTAAAACAGCAGAATTCAGTTTACGTAATCAAAATGGTAGCGGTGTATATCGGACAACGGTTGCCTTGACTAAGACTCCTGACATTGTCACCATCAGCTTACCATCTAACGCACCACCTCTAGAGATTAAGAAGCGATACACGTGGTCATTTGCAGTCATTTGCAACCCGAGCGATCGCATTAAAGATCAATTTGTCACAGGCACCGTTCAACGAACCGAACTCGAGCCAACTCGCTTGCGCCAAATTGAGCAAGCACCTCTCAAACAACGCTTTTTATTATACCAGAAAGATGACATTTGGTACGACGCTCTCCCCATCCTATTGGAGCTACGGCGCAGCCAACCCAATGACTCAAGTATCAGCGCAGCCTGGCGCGAATTTCTGCAATCTGGTGGAGTCGATGTCATGATTGATGACAAGTTAAAAGACAATAAATTAAAAGATAATAAGTAA
- a CDS encoding DsbA family protein — translation MQRQFWQMHQMLFIHQQELGNGYLVEYANRLGLDICQFLQDLSKGAYVDRINADIEGGQISGVEAAPALFINGIRYLDRWTVEQIVAAIVAAND, via the coding sequence ATTCAAAGACAGTTTTGGCAAATGCATCAGATGCTGTTTATCCATCAACAGGAGTTGGGAAATGGCTATCTAGTGGAGTATGCCAATCGTTTGGGACTTGATATTTGTCAATTTTTGCAGGATTTATCCAAGGGAGCGTATGTCGATCGTATCAATGCGGACATCGAAGGTGGACAGATAAGTGGAGTAGAGGCTGCACCCGCTTTGTTTATTAATGGAATTCGCTATCTTGATCGCTGGACTGTTGAGCAGATAGTGGCAGCTATTGTTGCTGCAAATGATTGA
- the fumC gene encoding class II fumarate hydratase, whose protein sequence is MTAIRIETDSLGEVKVPSDKLWGAQTQRSLEHFSIGEDLIPREMIVAYAVLKKAAAIVNHQAQRLGDEQKNLICQVCDEILAGQHVDQFPLHVWMTGSGTQFNMNVNEVISNRCCQLVGKPLGSKTPVHPNDHVNMSQSSNDSFPSAMYIATAQRVNEALIPAVKVLQNALNSKAEDWKDIVKIGRTHLQDATPLTLGQEFSGYVGLLDGNLERLADSLKGVYQLALGGTAVGTGINSTPEFAEAVAAEIAQLSGLPFVSAPNKFTVQGSHDALVMLSGALKTLATSLYKIANDIRLLSCGPRCGFHELDIPANEPGSSIMPGKVNPTQCEALTMIAVQVMANDVAVTFGGASGYLEMNVYKPVIIHNVMHSIRIISDGCHNFSRFLVTGMQPNQKQISAFVERSLMLVTALSPMIGYDKASQVAHYALNHDLTLKEAVLKLGYVSADEFDRVVDPAKMVHPYVAK, encoded by the coding sequence ATGACTGCAATTCGCATTGAAACCGATAGCCTGGGTGAAGTCAAAGTTCCCAGTGACAAACTCTGGGGAGCCCAAACCCAGCGTTCGCTCGAACACTTCAGCATTGGAGAGGACTTAATCCCACGCGAGATGATTGTTGCCTATGCGGTACTCAAGAAAGCAGCGGCGATTGTCAATCATCAAGCTCAACGATTAGGTGACGAACAAAAGAATCTAATTTGCCAGGTTTGTGACGAGATTTTAGCAGGACAACACGTCGATCAGTTTCCTCTACATGTTTGGATGACAGGCAGCGGTACGCAATTCAATATGAATGTCAATGAAGTGATTTCTAATCGTTGCTGTCAACTCGTCGGAAAGCCATTGGGCAGTAAAACACCTGTGCATCCAAACGACCATGTGAATATGTCGCAATCATCCAATGATTCATTTCCGTCTGCAATGTATATTGCAACAGCACAAAGAGTAAATGAAGCGTTGATTCCGGCTGTTAAAGTATTACAAAATGCGCTAAATTCTAAAGCAGAAGACTGGAAAGATATTGTTAAAATTGGTCGTACTCACCTTCAGGATGCTACTCCACTCACATTGGGACAAGAATTTTCGGGTTACGTAGGCTTATTAGACGGTAATCTAGAGCGTTTAGCCGATAGCTTGAAAGGAGTATATCAACTAGCGTTGGGAGGAACGGCAGTCGGCACAGGAATTAATTCAACGCCTGAGTTTGCAGAAGCCGTTGCAGCAGAGATTGCTCAACTCAGCGGGCTACCCTTTGTCAGTGCTCCTAACAAATTTACGGTGCAGGGTAGCCATGATGCGCTGGTGATGCTTAGTGGAGCGCTGAAGACTTTGGCAACCTCTTTGTACAAAATTGCGAATGATATTCGTTTATTGAGTTGTGGACCTCGCTGTGGTTTTCACGAACTGGATATTCCTGCCAATGAACCAGGCTCATCCATTATGCCTGGTAAGGTGAATCCAACCCAGTGTGAAGCTCTGACAATGATTGCAGTACAAGTCATGGCAAATGATGTAGCAGTGACGTTTGGTGGGGCGAGTGGCTATCTGGAGATGAATGTTTATAAGCCAGTAATCATTCACAATGTCATGCACTCGATTCGGATTATCAGCGATGGATGTCACAACTTTAGTCGGTTTTTGGTGACAGGAATGCAGCCCAACCAAAAACAAATTAGTGCCTTTGTGGAGCGATCGTTGATGTTAGTAACGGCTCTCAGTCCGATGATTGGGTACGACAAAGCCTCGCAAGTGGCGCACTATGCCCTCAATCATGATCTGACGCTAAAGGAAGCTGTGTTAAAACTGGGTTACGTTTCTGCTGACGAGTTTGACCGAGTCGTTGATCCAGCTAAGATGGTTCATCCTTATGTTGCAAAGTAA
- a CDS encoding transposase-like zinc-binding domain-containing protein: MNCPNCASTHNRKNGRYCGKHNYICVKCEHQFVELYSKRG; encoded by the coding sequence ATGAACTGTCCTAATTGTGCATCCACTCATAACCGTAAAAACGGGCGTTATTGTGGTAAACATAACTACATTTGTGTCAAATGCGAGCACCAATTTGTCGAATTATATTCAAAACGAGGTTAA
- a CDS encoding CVNH domain-containing protein: MFKFNKKLSSVGLLTLTSITGIVLHISSASAKPSTFFSSCRQISVRNDLLQAICRRQDGSESATSLILEGINNVNGTLVFQRGKKSNYFSTCRDIQIKNDTLSATCRAGNGAERNTSLILNDIGNNNGVLVNKE, from the coding sequence ATGTTTAAGTTCAACAAAAAACTGTCTTCAGTAGGACTTTTGACTCTAACTTCTATTACTGGAATTGTACTACATATTTCGAGTGCATCAGCTAAACCATCAACTTTTTTCTCAAGCTGTAGACAAATTAGTGTTCGTAATGATTTACTCCAAGCAATTTGTCGCAGACAGGATGGTTCTGAGAGCGCTACAAGTCTGATATTAGAAGGAATTAATAATGTTAATGGAACCTTAGTATTTCAACGAGGAAAGAAATCTAATTATTTCAGTACTTGCAGAGATATTCAGATTAAAAACGATACATTATCAGCTACTTGTCGAGCAGGAAATGGAGCCGAAAGAAATACTTCACTTATACTGAATGACATTGGCAACAATAATGGAGTTTTAGTTAATAAGGAATGA
- a CDS encoding Dps family protein, with translation MPTQNTGKITQVDASQPLLHQHGYEIQQYGTLRDLPIVIDPSARSESCTLVNQILADTIILYHLYKKHHWLMRGHTFYQLHLLLDKHASEQIELIDALGERVQTLGGVAIADPRHVAEVTKIKRPPNGVEEVPVMLSRLLEAHELIVGELRVAIDKTAANQDSGTNDLLVSQVLRTNETQVWFLAEHLVDTPLVRS, from the coding sequence ATGCCCACTCAAAATACAGGCAAAATAACTCAAGTCGATGCTAGTCAACCCTTGCTGCATCAGCATGGATATGAAATTCAGCAGTACGGTACTCTGCGCGATCTGCCAATCGTTATCGACCCCAGCGCCCGTAGCGAAAGCTGTACTTTGGTCAATCAAATTCTGGCAGATACAATCATTCTCTACCATCTCTATAAGAAACATCACTGGTTGATGCGTGGACACACGTTTTACCAACTGCATTTGTTGCTCGATAAACATGCCAGTGAGCAAATTGAGTTAATTGATGCACTCGGTGAACGGGTACAAACATTGGGAGGTGTGGCAATCGCTGACCCCCGTCATGTGGCAGAAGTCACTAAGATTAAGCGTCCTCCCAACGGCGTTGAAGAAGTGCCGGTGATGTTGTCGCGATTGCTAGAAGCCCATGAATTGATCGTTGGGGAATTGAGAGTGGCGATCGATAAAACGGCAGCGAATCAGGATAGTGGCACTAACGATTTGTTAGTCAGCCAAGTCCTGCGAACCAATGAGACACAAGTTTGGTTTCTGGCAGAACATTTGGTGGATACACCATTGGTACGCAGTTAG
- a CDS encoding alpha/beta hydrolase, whose translation MVAQVNSQSAKILEVADDPRLSKGVKEFLKVLNSGGVALEKLTPIEARQFLVDAQTSVPVDLSGIEESQKTITAEGYSITLNIVRPEGVKGTLPVFIFIHGGGWVLGDYPTHKRMVRDLVVLSGFAGVFVNYTRTPDAQYPRAINEIYAATKWVAEHGEEIGVDGKNLAVVGNSVGGNMTAVTALKAKEKGGPHIKLQILMWPIVDADFETNSYHQFGDKRFLTVPTMKWMYDMYIADPEKRKDIYASPLQATVEQLKGLPRALIVVAESDILHDEGTAYGRKLDEAGVEVTTVQYNGMIHDFGLLNGLAELPETRSLFVQAAAELKKHLQ comes from the coding sequence ATGGTTGCTCAAGTAAACTCACAATCAGCAAAAATTTTGGAAGTTGCAGATGATCCACGTCTTTCCAAAGGAGTAAAGGAATTCTTGAAAGTGCTGAATTCAGGGGGTGTGGCGCTGGAGAAACTCACTCCAATCGAAGCACGTCAATTCCTTGTGGATGCACAGACTTCCGTTCCAGTAGACCTTTCAGGCATTGAAGAGTCCCAAAAGACGATTACTGCTGAGGGTTATTCAATTACCCTCAATATTGTACGACCTGAAGGGGTCAAAGGCACATTGCCCGTTTTCATCTTTATTCATGGTGGTGGTTGGGTGCTGGGTGATTACCCAACACACAAGCGCATGGTTCGCGATCTGGTTGTGCTTTCAGGATTTGCAGGTGTCTTTGTCAATTACACGCGCACGCCAGATGCTCAGTATCCACGAGCGATTAATGAGATCTATGCTGCGACAAAATGGGTTGCTGAGCATGGTGAGGAGATTGGAGTGGATGGCAAGAATCTGGCAGTCGTTGGCAATAGTGTCGGCGGCAACATGACAGCTGTCACTGCTTTGAAGGCGAAAGAAAAAGGAGGACCACACATTAAGCTGCAAATCCTAATGTGGCCTATTGTAGATGCTGATTTTGAAACGAATTCTTATCATCAATTCGGCGACAAGCGGTTCTTGACTGTACCAACGATGAAGTGGATGTATGATATGTACATCGCTGATCCAGAAAAGCGCAAAGACATTTATGCTTCTCCCTTGCAGGCGACGGTTGAGCAACTCAAAGGCTTGCCAAGAGCATTAATTGTGGTTGCAGAGAGCGATATCTTGCATGACGAAGGCACAGCTTATGGACGCAAGCTCGATGAAGCTGGGGTCGAGGTTACAACTGTGCAGTACAACGGCATGATTCATGACTTCGGGCTATTGAATGGTTTAGCTGAGTTGCCAGAAACCCGTTCTCTGTTTGTTCAAGCAGCAGCTGAATTAAAGAAACATCTGCAATAG
- a CDS encoding CHAT domain-containing protein, producing the protein MNRRIHQGKSVLHSLLLKRGWLTFVRVALVGLIITISLHASIAVAVDRTSNWMKGENKRQQVEITSNSFEPSGTSASPAQLVQQAEDRYQAGQYTEAIALWQQAATIYDSKGDRLNQAVVLSFLATAFEDLGQWTQANEASNKAISLVNAQNTPHNLDTSHVLAQVLTVQGKLQLAQGKASEALQTWQNAEAAYRKANDKSGILGSQINQARALQTQGLYRRATTLLSQVEESLKNEPDSRLKVTGLRNLGKVLRLVGNLAKSRTVLQQSLAIAEKLRDKTQVPSNQFGSDITGILLNLGNTARAQGQIDSALTYYHKAVTTAPSLTAKTQIQLVQLSLLVEASRWAEAQNLLPQIQSQLAELPPSRLSAYARINLAQSLVKMRSKAGEVGEAVRDCPKSSNCRGVGEPLSSHLLSTSAQELATAVQQVRTLGDRRAESYALGTLGNLYESTHQWISAKNLTKQALSLAQSINADDIAYQWYWQLGRIFCQGTQPCTSTGNLQNATSAYAEAVKTLQSLRSDLVAINQDVQFSFRENVEPVYRQFVELLLTPSPQSSGGEPSQKNLKQAREVIEALQLAELDNFFREACVNARPVQIDQIDRQAAVIYPIILPNKFAVILSLPNQPLRYHQIPLAQTKVEQILNQMRQSLRPTAFVEDWLPVAQEVYNLVLRPQKSQLEASGVKTLVFIPDGLLRNLPMATLHDGQQYLIEKYSIVLTPGLQLLEPQSLESQRLKGLLAGISQARQSFPALPNVAVEINQIEAKIPAQVLLDQSFTNRIFQNRVNSTPVSIVHLATHGQFSSNADDTFILTWDGRINVKQLDQLLRSREGKLSPIELLVLSACQTAAGDQRAGLGMAGFAVQSGARSTIASLWSVSDGSTASLMISFYRELSKPGVTKAEALRRAQVALLHQDNYNSPYYWAPFVLLGNWL; encoded by the coding sequence TTGAACAGGCGAATTCATCAGGGAAAGTCCGTATTGCACAGCCTTTTGTTAAAAAGGGGATGGCTGACATTTGTTCGAGTCGCTTTGGTGGGACTGATCATCACTATCAGCCTCCATGCCTCAATTGCTGTTGCAGTAGATAGGACTAGCAACTGGATGAAGGGCGAGAATAAAAGGCAGCAGGTAGAAATTACCTCAAATTCCTTTGAGCCCTCTGGGACTTCTGCTTCACCTGCTCAACTCGTGCAACAAGCAGAAGACCGTTATCAAGCAGGACAATATACAGAGGCGATCGCTCTTTGGCAACAAGCAGCGACAATTTATGACAGCAAAGGCGATCGCCTCAATCAAGCAGTCGTTCTCAGCTTCCTTGCCACAGCCTTTGAAGACCTGGGACAGTGGACTCAAGCAAATGAAGCGAGCAACAAGGCAATTTCGCTGGTAAACGCTCAAAATACACCCCACAATCTGGATACTTCACACGTTCTCGCCCAAGTCCTCACCGTTCAAGGAAAATTACAACTGGCTCAAGGCAAAGCCTCAGAAGCATTGCAAACTTGGCAAAATGCTGAAGCGGCTTACCGGAAAGCGAATGATAAAAGCGGTATACTCGGTAGCCAAATTAACCAAGCGAGAGCCTTACAGACACAGGGACTTTACAGACGGGCCACTACTCTTTTGAGTCAAGTGGAAGAGTCGCTTAAAAACGAGCCCGATTCGCGTCTCAAGGTGACGGGTTTGCGAAACCTTGGCAAGGTTTTGAGATTAGTTGGTAATCTTGCTAAATCTCGGACTGTCTTGCAGCAAAGCTTGGCGATTGCCGAGAAACTCCGAGACAAAACGCAAGTTCCCTCAAATCAATTTGGCTCAGATATAACTGGCATTTTGCTGAATTTGGGAAACACTGCTCGTGCCCAAGGACAGATAGATAGTGCTTTGACATATTACCACAAAGCAGTAACCACTGCTCCCTCGCTCACGGCAAAAACTCAAATTCAGCTTGTGCAGTTAAGCTTGCTGGTTGAAGCAAGTCGATGGGCGGAAGCTCAAAACTTGTTGCCTCAAATTCAATCTCAGCTTGCCGAGTTACCACCAAGTCGCCTGAGCGCTTATGCTCGAATTAATTTGGCTCAAAGCTTAGTGAAGATGAGGAGCAAGGCAGGGGAAGTAGGAGAGGCAGTGCGGGATTGTCCCAAGTCGAGTAACTGCCGTGGAGTTGGGGAACCTTTATCCTCTCATCTTCTCAGTACCTCAGCTCAGGAACTAGCCACAGCTGTCCAGCAAGTTCGCACCCTTGGCGATCGCCGTGCCGAATCCTATGCCCTTGGTACTTTAGGAAACCTGTATGAAAGTACTCACCAATGGATTAGCGCTAAAAACCTTACAAAACAAGCCCTCAGCTTGGCTCAGTCAATTAATGCAGATGACATTGCTTACCAGTGGTATTGGCAGTTAGGACGGATTTTTTGTCAAGGCACACAGCCGTGTACCTCCACGGGAAATCTGCAAAATGCAACCTCTGCGTATGCAGAAGCAGTCAAAACGCTGCAATCTCTCCGTAGTGATCTCGTCGCCATCAATCAAGATGTACAGTTTTCGTTTCGGGAAAACGTAGAACCTGTTTATCGACAGTTTGTTGAGCTTTTGCTTACCCCATCTCCCCAAAGTTCGGGAGGTGAACCTAGCCAAAAAAACCTGAAACAAGCTCGCGAGGTCATCGAAGCGTTGCAGTTAGCAGAACTCGACAACTTCTTCCGAGAAGCATGTGTCAATGCTCGTCCTGTACAAATTGACCAGATTGATCGACAAGCTGCTGTCATTTATCCGATCATTCTGCCCAATAAGTTCGCTGTTATCTTGTCCTTGCCTAACCAACCTTTGCGTTATCACCAGATACCTTTGGCTCAAACAAAAGTCGAGCAAATTTTAAACCAAATGCGCCAATCTTTGAGACCCACAGCTTTTGTAGAAGATTGGTTGCCTGTTGCCCAAGAAGTTTATAATCTGGTGCTGCGTCCTCAAAAGTCTCAGTTAGAAGCAAGTGGCGTAAAAACGCTTGTGTTTATCCCAGATGGCTTACTTCGCAATCTGCCTATGGCAACGCTCCACGATGGTCAGCAGTATCTCATTGAGAAGTATAGCATTGTGCTAACCCCCGGTTTACAACTGCTTGAACCCCAATCTCTAGAAAGCCAACGGCTCAAAGGACTATTGGCAGGGATAAGTCAAGCTCGTCAGAGTTTTCCAGCTTTACCGAATGTTGCGGTTGAAATTAACCAAATTGAAGCAAAAATTCCCGCTCAGGTGCTTCTCGATCAATCATTTACCAATCGGATCTTCCAAAATCGGGTTAATTCGACTCCTGTGTCAATCGTTCACCTGGCAACGCATGGTCAGTTTAGTTCTAATGCTGACGATACGTTTATCTTGACCTGGGATGGACGTATTAACGTTAAACAATTGGATCAACTGCTGCGTTCTAGAGAGGGAAAACTCAGCCCAATCGAATTGCTAGTACTCAGCGCCTGTCAAACGGCAGCTGGTGATCAGCGGGCTGGATTAGGAATGGCTGGTTTTGCTGTACAATCAGGAGCACGAAGTACTATCGCCTCCTTGTGGTCGGTAAGCGATGGCTCCACAGCATCGCTGATGATTTCATTCTATCGAGAGTTAAGTAAGCCTGGTGTTACAAAAGCCGAAGCTCTGCGTCGTGCTCAAGTTGCTTTGTTGCACCAAGATAATTACAATTCTCCTTATTATTGGGCACCGTTTGTTCTCCTAGGAAATTGGCTGTAA
- a CDS encoding peptidoglycan-binding domain-containing protein, producing MSDTTQTKIVVLQKGSTGPEVTDLQYILQIRKFTLNAPDGIFGPRTEAAVIQFQKSKNLKQDGVVGLQTWAAMQYAWPNNQPGTFLREGDSGNAVRLMQEAMVSKGINPGQPDGKFGPRTKAAVIEFQKNGDGERDSNIVGVVGPLTWGGILGD from the coding sequence ATGTCTGATACAACACAAACAAAAATCGTCGTTCTTCAAAAAGGTTCAACCGGACCAGAAGTCACAGACCTACAATACATCTTACAAATTCGCAAATTTACTCTAAATGCACCTGATGGCATTTTTGGTCCGCGCACCGAAGCCGCCGTTATCCAATTTCAGAAGTCTAAAAACCTAAAGCAGGATGGTGTTGTTGGCTTACAAACTTGGGCAGCAATGCAATATGCTTGGCCGAACAATCAACCTGGAACTTTCTTGAGAGAGGGGGATAGCGGCAATGCAGTTCGGCTGATGCAAGAAGCGATGGTGTCAAAGGGAATAAATCCAGGTCAACCCGATGGCAAGTTTGGTCCTAGAACAAAAGCTGCTGTGATTGAATTTCAAAAGAATGGCGATGGCGAACGCGATTCCAATATTGTAGGGGTTGTAGGTCCGCTGACTTGGGGCGGCATCTTGGGAGACTAG
- a CDS encoding CHASE2 domain-containing protein, which translates to MWAKLKRQIWRWRGVLITVPSITGGLLILGLTGALQFMELVALDQMFRLRPFEPPDPRIVLVTVDESDIKQLRQWPMSDAVLSRLISLLKQQQPRVIGLDIFRDLPVEPGHQELVNVFKSTPNLIGIEKVIKTAQGEVIQPSPILKQRGQVSASDLLLDADGRIRRSLLYLRTQDNQSILTLGTKLAFAYLEGEGITRQPVNSNQNQFRLGRAVFTSLQPNDGGYIGVDNGGYQILSNFPRFRNGFRTISITDVLKGRMPRHFVRDRIVIIGLIAESVEDRFFTSYTTNSIAAPAGVQVHALLTSQLLSAAEYGRPLLHVWSEPLEWLWIILWSIIGSVIGWTSVSPQRTASGVIFFGIALLISAYVLFLAGWWLVIILPLLALVGSAITSNGYLMWENLKEYARTLEQKVEERTLRLKQEIVERKQAQETLSQQKQLLQTIVDNIPVMITLHDRQGRVEFVNRQLGQILGWSTTDLNNIDLIAESCFDKEQRQQVLDHMLAATGTWLDVKIRTKDDNFVNTSWANVQFCDRLFVGIGQDITERLDAALRERKLAEQSSILEERNRMAREIHDTLAQAFTGILLHVGAASELIGKNPDAVQVHMETVDELARTGLAEARRSVAALRPQLLEEGNLYNALNRLTSQMKSSTDIHLHCEVIGTAYPLSPNVENNLLRIGQEALTNAIKYANAHEICIELVYEHKQCLLRVKDDGQGFEIDNISFRGFGLLGMSERTERIGGELIINTQPTQGTEVVVIVNRE; encoded by the coding sequence ATGTGGGCAAAGCTGAAACGGCAAATTTGGCGATGGCGCGGGGTGCTGATAACTGTTCCCAGCATTACTGGAGGATTGCTGATTTTGGGCTTAACAGGTGCATTACAGTTCATGGAGTTAGTAGCGCTTGACCAGATGTTTCGTCTACGCCCCTTTGAACCTCCCGATCCTCGGATTGTCCTGGTTACGGTTGATGAATCGGATATTAAGCAGCTAAGACAATGGCCTATGTCTGATGCAGTGCTAAGTCGCTTAATCTCATTGCTCAAACAACAGCAGCCCAGAGTCATTGGTCTTGATATATTTCGAGATTTACCTGTAGAGCCTGGTCATCAAGAATTAGTTAACGTTTTCAAGTCTACACCCAATCTAATTGGAATTGAGAAAGTGATTAAAACGGCTCAAGGTGAAGTTATTCAACCATCGCCCATCTTAAAACAGCGTGGTCAAGTTAGTGCAAGTGATCTCTTGTTAGATGCTGATGGAAGGATTCGCCGCAGTTTGCTGTATTTGAGAACTCAAGATAATCAATCCATATTAACGCTTGGAACAAAATTAGCGTTTGCATATCTTGAGGGTGAAGGCATCACCCGCCAACCCGTTAACTCTAATCAGAATCAGTTTCGGTTGGGTCGAGCAGTATTCACTTCCTTGCAACCAAATGACGGAGGTTATATTGGTGTTGACAATGGAGGATACCAAATATTATCAAACTTCCCCAGGTTTAGGAATGGCTTCCGCACAATTTCGATCACGGATGTGTTAAAGGGACGAATGCCACGGCATTTTGTGCGCGATCGCATTGTCATCATTGGGTTAATCGCAGAGAGCGTTGAAGACCGCTTTTTCACATCTTACACCACTAACTCAATTGCAGCACCTGCTGGTGTTCAAGTTCACGCTTTGTTAACGAGTCAATTGCTAAGTGCTGCCGAATATGGACGCCCTCTACTGCATGTTTGGTCAGAACCCTTGGAGTGGCTGTGGATCATTCTTTGGTCAATAATAGGATCTGTCATAGGTTGGACATCTGTTTCTCCTCAACGGACAGCATCTGGAGTTATTTTCTTTGGCATTGCTCTTTTAATCAGTGCATATGTGCTGTTTCTAGCAGGTTGGTGGCTTGTTATCATTCTACCCCTCCTTGCTCTTGTAGGATCTGCCATTACGAGCAATGGCTACCTGATGTGGGAGAATCTCAAGGAGTATGCACGAACCCTAGAACAAAAAGTGGAAGAGCGTACCCTGAGATTAAAACAGGAAATCGTTGAACGAAAACAGGCACAAGAAACGCTTAGTCAGCAGAAACAACTCTTACAAACAATCGTTGACAATATCCCTGTGATGATTACGCTTCATGATAGACAGGGGCGAGTAGAGTTCGTTAATCGTCAGCTAGGACAGATATTAGGGTGGTCAACCACAGATTTGAATAATATTGACTTGATTGCTGAATCCTGCTTTGATAAGGAGCAGCGTCAGCAAGTTTTAGACCATATGTTAGCGGCTACTGGGACATGGTTAGACGTAAAAATTAGAACAAAAGACGATAACTTTGTAAACACCTCTTGGGCAAATGTTCAGTTTTGTGATCGCCTGTTTGTTGGTATTGGACAAGATATTACTGAACGGCTTGACGCCGCGCTACGCGAACGTAAATTGGCTGAGCAATCATCTATTCTTGAAGAACGCAACCGTATGGCACGGGAAATTCACGATACCCTAGCGCAAGCTTTTACTGGTATTCTGCTTCATGTTGGAGCAGCAAGTGAGCTGATTGGGAAAAATCCAGATGCTGTACAGGTACACATGGAAACTGTAGATGAGTTGGCTCGCACTGGTCTGGCTGAAGCCCGACGATCCGTTGCTGCACTCCGTCCTCAACTGCTAGAAGAAGGGAACTTGTATAATGCTCTCAACCGTCTTACGAGTCAAATGAAATCTTCCACGGATATCCACCTCCATTGTGAGGTGATTGGCACGGCATATCCTCTATCACCAAATGTTGAGAACAACTTACTGCGGATTGGACAAGAAGCATTGACAAATGCTATCAAATATGCTAATGCTCATGAAATTTGTATTGAGTTGGTGTATGAACACAAGCAGTGCCTTTTGCGAGTTAAAGACGATGGACAGGGGTTTGAGATTGACAATATATCGTTTAGAGGTTTTGGTTTGTTAGGGATGAGTGAACGGACTGAACGCATTGGAGGTGAATTAATTATCAACACTCAACCCACTCAAGGTACGGAAGTCGTCGTGATTGTGAACCGAGAGTAG